The Bactrocera tryoni isolate S06 unplaced genomic scaffold, CSIRO_BtryS06_freeze2 scaffold_48, whole genome shotgun sequence genome has a segment encoding these proteins:
- the LOC120781179 gene encoding protein ALP1-like — MIVDNFCEDEEEKTIKEDYILEELLIVLALGEECRYSVPFIQNSVPKSIVLYRLGSNGEGATLSKIAGLFGVSDGGIIQNLTDRIFKALLKHKDQYLFWPNSDERKKLVSETWGELPNCVGYVDGTEIPLAEKPSQDPEAYFSRKHQYSVKVQAVCDHSLQIRHLVLGYPGSVHDARIFSNCELSNDADVFFGGAEWIAGDSAYKLSRTLITPFRENSRELTGSADFL, encoded by the exons ATGATTGTCGACAATTTTTGTGAGGACGAag AAGAGAAGACAATAAAAGAAGATTACATATTGGAGGAACTGCTGATTGTTTTGGCCCTGGGCGAAGAATGCAGATACAGTGTGCcgtttattcaaaatagtgtgCCTAAGT caatcgtaTTATATCGCTTAGGCTCAAACGGTGAAGGCGCTACTCTGTCTAAGATTGCTGGCTTGTTTGGAGTTAGTGATGGTGGTATCATTCAG AATTTGACTgacagaatttttaaagcaCTGTTAAAGCATAAAGATCAGTATCTGTTTTGGCCAAATAGCGATGAACGTAAAAAGCTCGTGTCAGAAACCTGGGGTGAATTGCCAAACTGCGTGGGATACGTCGATGGTACTGAAATTCCTTTGGCGGAAAAACCTTCTCAAGACCCAGAAGCTTACTTTTCACGAAAGCACCAATACTCAGTTAAAGTTCAAGCCGTTTGTGACCATTCGCTTCAAATAAGACATTTAGTGTTAGGCTATCCAGGTAGCGTACATGATGCACGTATTTTTAGTAACTGCGAATTGTCGAATGACGCCGATGTGTTTTTTGGAGGAGCTGAATGGATCGCAGGTGACAGTGCCTATAAATTGTCACGAACTCTTATAACACCATTTAGAGAAAACTCTAGAGAACTAACAGGGTCAGCGGACtttctttaa
- the LOC120781180 gene encoding uncharacterized protein LOC120781180, with protein MEEKKRLRINGTFRWTERQTKDLLNIIVENVKANPEQFEKPTAQKFYEHITKNASTLNSIKWDVMRTKMRHLKTSFSSALKWKGQTGAGLLESGDVKSVEDYIKKMCPFHDDLYAIFGHRVNVQPPAIYQSTMPVSLLDTFEVDALMENDGETFSTSLPESPLASPTVVLPSTSESVASPSALSIATSACTQNTTTPKKNLKRPQNSNPFALLFEIQSKKLELESQKLEFEKEKEQNKFMLQKLQLEKEERIEMEKIRLEHERLSSVDTSNKKMLVEELLVGT; from the exons ATGGAAGAA aaaaaacgtTTGCGGATAAATGGAACTTTTCGTTGGACAGAACGACAAACTAAAGATTTACTCAACATTATCGTGGAAAATGTAAAAGCTAATCCGGAACAGTTCGAG AAACCAACTGCTCAAAAATTCTATGAGcatattacaaaaaatgcaTCTACTTTGAACAGCATCAAATGGGATGTTATGCGCACAAAAATGAGGCACCTAAAAACAAGTTTTTCGTCCGCACTGAAATGGAAGGGTCAAACAGGTGCAGGATTGCTAGAAAGTGGAGATGTAAAAAGCGTTGAagattacattaaaaaaatgtgtccaTTCCATGATGACTTGTACGCAATATTTGGTCATCGTGTAAATGTGCAGCCGCCAGCTATCTATCAATCTACCATGCCAGTGTCATTGTTGGATACTTTTGAAGTAGATGCGTTGATGGAAAATGATGGCGAAACATTTTCAACAAGTTTACCTGAAAGTCCGTTGGCCAGTCCGACTGTGGTGCTTCCTTCTACATCAGAGAGTGTAGCAAGTCCGTCCGCCCTATCCATCGCAACAAGTGCTTGTACGCAAAATACCActacaccaaaaaaaaatttgaaaaggcctCAAAACTCAAACCCATTtgcattattatttgaaattcaaTCAAAAAAGCTGGAATTAGAATCACAAAAACTAGaattcgaaaaggaaaaagaGCAAAACAAATTCATGTTACAGAAGCTACAGCTGGAGAAGGAGGAAAGGATCGAAATGGAGAAAATAAGATTGGAGCACGAAAGATTGTCAAGTGTTGATACGTCAAACAAGAAAATGCTTGTTGAAGAGCTCCTTGTCGGAACATAA
- the LOC120781177 gene encoding uncharacterized protein LOC120781177, whose translation MSLEEHVRLVEDKLSQKECTDAMMRLISKSKGAKGSVDGILRGMFLDDVMNHYNLEGRKEKESLLKLKCVGLIFDIFPNKVKNTICGELRKLVALSHNRFKQKKH comes from the exons ATGTCATTGGAAGAGCACGTGCGCCTCGTGGAAGACAAACTTTCACAAAAGGAATGCACAGATGCTATG ATGCGGCTAATATCGAAGTCAAAGGGCGCAAAGGGCAGTGTAGACGGCATACTGCGTGGTATGTTTTTAGATGATGTAATGAACCATTACAATTTAGAGGGGCGCAAAGAGAAGGAATCCCTATTAAAGCTAAAGTGCGTAGGCTTAATTTTTG ATATATTTCCTAACAAGGTCAAAAACACAATCTGTGGGGAGCTCCGAAAACTTGTGGCTTTAAGCCACAAtcgttttaaacaaaaaaaacattaa